A genomic stretch from Aedes albopictus strain Foshan chromosome 2, AalbF5, whole genome shotgun sequence includes:
- the LOC109420494 gene encoding uncharacterized protein LOC109420494, whose product MKILLFLGLLAFANAQYAEVRHIALDAVDKLREILPDYQNAQDVTINKLYESKRKALGELNSFYNRTLDLKANSLKTLMNAELDILRYGDSIEVWCWENNIPSLQGDMGWAGNKYSECIKKLDDSIEKDVAEIYGQFAESEAKIQKYKLFEVFFKPNNIISRPESMADTISKLKIDITNDIPHFEDIIIRFVDDLHAKQFEYTCCLNDLLKEFNNRMEILRSRSEICLKAQ is encoded by the exons ATGAAAATTTTGCTGTTTCTTGGTTTATTGGCTTTTGCC AACGCGCAATACGCTGAAGTGCGCCACATTGCTTTAGATGCTGTCGACAAACTCCGTGAAATTTTGCCCGACTATCAGAACGCGCAAGATGTCACGATCAACAAGCTATACGAATCAAAGCGAAAGGCCTTGGGCGAGCTGAACTCTTTCTACAATCGAACGTTGGACCTGAAGGCGAACTCTCTGAAGACACTGATGAACGCCGAACTGGACATTCTCCGCTATGGTGACAGTATCGAGGTTTGGTGTTGGGAGAACAACATTCCGAGCCTACAGGGTGACATGGGCTGGGCGGGCAACAAGTACAGCGAATGCATCAAGAAGCTGGATGACTCCATCGAGAAGGACGTTGCTGAAATCTATGGACAATTCGCCGAAAGTGAAGCTAAAATACAAAAGTATAAGCTGTTCGAGGTTTTCTTCAAGCCGAACAATATCATCTCTAGGCCCGAATCGATGGCGGACACCATCAGCAAATTGAAGATCGATATTACGAACGACATCCCGCACTTTGAAGACATCATTATCAGATTCGTAGATGATCTACACGCTAAGCAGTTTGAGTACACGTGCTGTTTGaacgatcttctgaaggaattcaacaaTAGAATGGAAATTCTGAGATCTCGTTCTGAAATTTGCCTCAAGGCACAATAG
- the LOC134287005 gene encoding uncharacterized protein LOC134287005, whose translation MVHKPAYSIPRQFKMKLLQVVLVLLFVAFITAKVPPKRQSSLNVLAQVQSVIPSKRSRSSEQSATDVLNSFYRSVLTVQIEAVQKVLDTEAELSAFGETVDYWCWENNVSLLEGTIRWVGVGYSNCLAKMDTSVAEILSEVYSRSHDEEVDLSKYSVFGLFRKKNVISNPDAIQKAIASINFGITKVIPELNGVLPGFEAKLNEKLTNYSGCLTQKFSSAKVTLDSMLSSAKVCAESY comes from the exons ATGGTACATAAACCTGCGTATTCTATTCCTCGACAGTTCAAAATGAAACTGTTACAAGTTGTTCTGGTATTACTGTTCGTGGCTTTTATT ACTGCGAAAGTGCCACCTAAAAGACAGAGCTCACTGAATGTACTGGCGCAGGTACAGTCAGTAATTCCCAGTAAACGGAGTAGATCCAGTGAGCAGTCCGCCACAGATGTGCTCAATAGTTTCTACCGCAGCGTTCTGACAGTACAAATTGAGGCTGTTCAGAAGGTCTTGGACACCGAAGCCGAATTGTCGGCCTTCGGAGAAACCGTCGATTACTGGTGTTGGGAAAACAACGTCTCACTTCTGGAAGGCACCATAAGGTGGGTTGGAGTGGGTTACAGCAATTGTTTGGCAAAGATGGACACGTCGGTCGCCGAAATACTTTCAGAAGTGTACAGCCGTAGTCACGACGAAGAGGTAGATCTAAGTAAGTATAGTGTATTTGGTCTCTTCCGGAAGAAGAATGTCATCAGCAATCCAGATGCCATCCAAAAAGCAATCGCTTCGATAAATTTCGGCATCACCAAGGTGATCCCCGAACTTAACGGAGTGCTGCCCGGATTTGAAGCTAAATTGAACGAAAAACTTACAAACTATTCTGGATGTTTGACTCAAAAGTTTAGCTCTGCTAAAGTGACGCTCGATAGTATGTTGAGCAGTGCAAAAGTGTGTGCAGAAAGTTACTGA